Genomic segment of Salvelinus alpinus chromosome 23, SLU_Salpinus.1, whole genome shotgun sequence:
TTGTTGACACTGTCATATTCATCCATTCGTATTTCAATTGCTTAATCGAATGATTCCAAAGACAGCAAACACAGACAAGCCCATTGATTCAGAAGGTCACTGTTCAGGTTGAAGAAAACAATTTGCCATGACAACAGCAGAGGACGTGGCAGTAAGCCAGAGACTGCACATCTCTCCCAGGGAATGATTGCTTAGCTCTCAGCCTGTTGTAGTTGCTGACCTGCACTGGCCTTCTAGCCAATGATTTACCCACAGTGGCTTGCTGAGAACCCAAACTAGTAAAACTCCTGTTGGTGGGTTGGCCAGTGTTCGCCTGATAACTTTCCTTAGCATGCAGAGGAGCGAGTGTCTGAGTCACAAAGCTTTTACCGGAGAGTTTATCATCATACAGCACTCCAGTGATTTTAAAAGGTAAGGTTATACTTATATTACTGTTGTTATTGGTTGTGGTCACAGTATTTTGTTATTTTTCGGGGTGTGCTAAAGCTACTGTTTGCAACTGGCTGCATGATTGACTCATTTGAAAAAGGGGAAGTTTGTAGGCAACATAATGGGATTGTATATAGTGTGACACACATGCAACATAACTCGTTTTTTAAGTAAACATAACTTCCCCATGACATCATACTGTGTGTCAAAATGATTTCCCTTTGGTTTGTTTAAAGAGCACATTTTCTAACCTACTATTGTATGCTTCAGCGCTTGTCCTTTGAATAGTTGACCTTAATCTCACATACATAGTTTTAAAGATGTTATTTAAAGTTACTGATAAGCACAAGTGGAAATTGTAAATTACGGTATTTTAGCCATCATGCTGATAGGAACTCTCATGAGGGTATTAGGGGTGGATGGAATTAGCAAAGGGGTTAAATTTAGGACATACAGTGACGTGAACCAAAATGCTGTGGATTATGCTCATTCAGAAAGAACTGGTGATATGGTGTTCTTTGTGTCTTATTTACATTTAATGTAAAGGCTATTTTTATTCTCCACATGCAGAAAGGGAGATGTTTACTAATATGATAGACAAGACTTAGGGCAGCACTCTGAAAATCCATAGTTCAGGACAGATTGATTCCTCTGGCAAAtaacagtgatgcaaatgaatgtgATTAATTGAATGTACCGGCAAGCAACTGCATCCTTGTACAGTACAGTGCCCTCGACTTTCAGGTTTGGCTCGAAATGACGACCCAGCAGCCCCCTCTCTCCCAGGAGATTCTGGCTCAGTGTAACCAGCAGGCCATGGAACCATGGGGCTCCCGGAAGCTTCGCCAGAGCCGCCAAGGCTCCATCTCCACCCTCCGCAGCTCCCTGTCTAGGgaccaacagcagcagcagcatccccGGTACCCTCTTCTACTCCCGAGGGGCTTCCTCCCTATCGAGTCCTCATCCAGGAGCCCCAATATCAGCAACCCAAACTCCCCTTTCATACGCCGGGACTTGGTCGCCCTGACCAAGCGTTTTTCTTTTGGCGGTTGGCTTCAGGGCAGTCGGGCCAGTTTCTCTGGGTTGCCGCTCCATCAGCCTGTCCAGCTAGAGAACACCTATAAGACTGAACCAGAGAAGGGATGTCTTTTTAAAGCCAGTAAGGTCCAGAAGCTTGTGCAAGCCATGCTGGATAGTTATCTGGATGGGGCCAGCTATAACGCAGCCTCAGGCAGCCATCTTAGCCAGATTCTGTCAGACATGGTGAAGAGCAAAGTGAAAGAGATCAGTCCTCCGCGGTACAAGCTGGTGTGTCAGGTGGTGGTGGGGCAGAACAGGAACCAGGGTCTACGAGTGGCCAGTCGCTGTCTTTGGGACACGCAACATGATGACTTTGCAGTTGCCATGTTCCAAAACCATTCTCTTTTCACGTTGGTCATAGTCCATGGAGTTTATTGTGAGTGAGTCATACGCACTGGCaacaactatactgaacaaaaatataaatgcaacatgtaaagtgatggtcccatgtttcatgagctgaaacaaaagctcccagaaatattccataggtacaaaaagtttatttctctcaaattttgtgcgcaAATTTGTTGACATCCTTGTGAGCATTTGCCaagttaatccatccacctgataggtgtggtatatcaagaagcagaTTAAAAAGCATGATTGTTACACAGGTGAACCTTAAGGCCACCAATAAAAGGCCACCAAAGTTTTGTcacgtctcaagttgagggagagcgcaattggcatgctgactacaggaatgtccaccagaactgttgccagataattttatgtttaTTTCATAAGCCTCCAGAAACATTTTAAAGAAACTGTCAGAAATTGTCTCAGGGAAACTCATCTACGTGTTCGGTGTAGTAACCGACTCCAGTGGGCAAATGcttaccttcgatggccactggcatgctggggAAGGGTGCTCTTCAccgatgaatcctggtttcaactgtaccgggcaaatGGCAGTGTGTATGGCTTTGTGTGAGCGAGCAGTTTGcagatgtcaacattgtgaacagagtgtaccatggtggcggtggggttatgttatgggcaggcataagctacggacaacgaacaaaattgcattttatcaatggcaatttaaatgcacagagataccatgacaagatcgaggcccattgtcgtgccattcatctgccatcACTTCATGATTCAGAATGATAATGCACTgttccatgtcgcaaggatctattcacaattcctggaagctgaaaatgtctatTCTTCCACAGCCTCCATAATCAccaaacatgtcacccattgagcatatttgggatgctctggattgacgtgtacaacgTGTTCCaggtcccgccaatatccagcaactttgcacagccattgaaaaggaaCAGGAcaccattccacaggccacaaacgGCCTGATCCACTCTATGCGAAGTAGATGttttgcgctgcatgaggcaaatggtcacaccagaaactgactggttttctgatctgcACCCCTACTTTTATATTATTTGATTTTAAAGGtacaattgaagtcagaagtttacatacaccttagccaaatacatttaaactcagtttttcacaattcctgaaatttattcctagtaaaaattccctgtcttaggtcagttaggatcaccactttattttaagaatgtgaaatgtcagaataataaagagaatgatttatttcagctttaatttttttcatcacatccccagtgggtcagaagtttacatacactcaattagtatttggtagcattgcctttaaattgtttaacttgggtcaaacgtttcgggcagccttccacaagcttcccacaataagttgggtgaattttggcccattcctcctgacagagctggtgcaactgagtcaggtttgtaggcctctttgctcgcacacactttttcagttctgcccacaaattttctataggattgaggtcagggctttgtgctggctactctaataccttgactttgttgtccttaagccattttggcacaactttggaagtatgcttagggtcattgtccatttggaagacccatttgctagcaagctttaacttcctgacatgtcttgagatgttgcgtcaatatatccacataattttcctgcctcatgatgccatctattttgtgaagtgcaccagtccctcctatggcaaagcacccccacaacatgatgctgccacacccgtgcttcacggttgggatggtgttctccggctTGTAAGCctaatttttcctccaaacataacgattatggctaaacagttaaatttttgtttcatcagaccagaggacatttctccaaaaagtacgatctttgtcgcgatgtgcaattgcaaaccgtagtctggctattttatggcagttttggagcagtggcttcttccttgctgagcggcctttcaggtcatgtcttactgtggatatactgtggatatagatacttttgtacctgtttccttcagcatcttcacaaggtcctttgctgttgttctggaattgatttccacttttcgcaccaaagtacattctctaggagacagaacgagtctccttcctgagcgatatgatggctgcgtggtgccatggtgtttatacttacgtactattgtttgtacagatgaacgtggtaccttcaggtgtttggaaatttctcccaaggatgaaccagacttgtggaggtccacatttCTTCCccctgaggttttggctgatttgattctcccatgatgtcaaagcactgagtttgaaggtaggccttgaaatacattcacaggtacactgCCAATTGACTCGAAATAtgtgaattagcctatcagaagctgaagccatgacattctggaattttccaagctgtttaaaggcacagtcaaattagtgtatgtaaacttctgacccactggaattatgatagtaagtgaaataatcggtctaaacaattgttggaaaaattacgtgtcacgcacaaagtaaatgtcctaaccgacttgccaaacctataattcgttttaatgactccgacctaggtgtatgtgaacttccgacttcaactgtgtgacCAGATGcctatctgtatttccagtcttGAGCAAGccgtagattagggcctaacaATTCACAAGAAAGATTCTCattactcagtaaaatctttgaaatttgttacatttatatttttgttcagcgtagATCCAAATTGTTGCAAGTAGCTAGTCCACCTGGATGAACAGTGATAAAGTCCTAGTTCCTAGGGCCAGAATATGTCAACTCTGGTGTAAGGTCAAGACTAGTTTGAGAATGAATTTGTATTTCACCAACACCATTGCCAAATGTGCTTTTTGTACAAATGATAAGCTCATGGGACAAAAAAGCTTAAACTGTTGTATTTTCAGATGGAAATCAGGCAATTGTCAGACTTCAAAATGGTCAATGTGATTACCATAAACTTTATTTTCCTCCATTCGCCCAAATACAGTACATAGTGATCATATCACATGTCAAGACCATAGAATTACacattaataaataaaataaatagacaACATTTGTCAAAAATAAAGGTTCTTCTGAAATAGCAGATGCTTTCACAATGTTGTATTTTTGAAAAGACAATACCCGGAAGTAGTATAATACTTGCACTCAGGGGTCAGAGTTTAAGGATACAACTCTTGGCAGAGACGGCCGGCAAGGTAAACCAAAGAGGGATGAGTACAGTATGACAAAACGCCATTTTACATATTGATACAGGTTTATCATACCATTTTACCAAAAGCTTATACCAGGTAGTGAGACTAGCGCTTCATTTTAAGTTACCCAATTCCAGGTAAAAAAGTATTTGCCTCCATAGCCCATTTCCATTGACAGCACAACCTGACATTCAAAAGGGCTGTTATTGCACAATACAGAATTCTCAAAAAGGCACTTTATCCCCTTTGCCAAACAGCAATGCAATTTTGCAAAGCCAATTTCAACTGGAGTGCACACATTCACTCCTGAACACACAAACTATATATTAGGGCGATTCCATGGCATCATaagacaaaaaatattttttatctaaGATTGTGGCACTTCTCAGAGACCTCATTGGGCAAAAGATGTTTCACATTTGCAACTTCAGAAAATCCTGATGAAAGTTGCCATTTGTAGACCTATacacatgcctcctg
This window contains:
- the LOC139550792 gene encoding dynein light chain Tctex-type 5, with the protein product MTTQQPPLSQEILAQCNQQAMEPWGSRKLRQSRQGSISTLRSSLSRDQQQQQHPRYPLLLPRGFLPIESSSRSPNISNPNSPFIRRDLVALTKRFSFGGWLQGSRASFSGLPLHQPVQLENTYKTEPEKGCLFKASKVQKLVQAMLDSYLDGASYNAASGSHLSQILSDMVKSKVKEISPPRYKLVCQVVVGQNRNQGLRVASRCLWDTQHDDFAVAMFQNHSLFTLVIVHGVYCE